The Cyclobacterium amurskyense genome contains the following window.
TCTACCCTTGAGGATGCGCAGCAATCCCTTCAATTGTCTTACTTTCAAAAGGATTTTAACACCATGAAAATATTAATTGACCTCTCTATTAAAAGCAATTTAACAAGTATTTTGAATAAAATTAGCCAGGTAATTCCTTTTAATCTTACAGATATTTACAAAATAATTGAGCAGAAAATGGAGATCAATAAAAAATGGATGAGAAAAGCCAAGCCAATTATTTCAGAGAAAAACTTGGAGTTCTTTCAATGGATAGACACTAAAAAAAGTCAAGAAATGGTAACAGTAGCCAATGAGTTACTGGGAGAAAGCATCCATAATAACCAATATTCTAAGGTATTAATTTCTGAGGAGCCTTATTCTAACCTTGAGATTGATGACAATAGGATCAATACACTTTTACTAAAAAAATCAATTGCGAAAATAAAAAGCAATACACAATACAAAGACATCATCAACTACAATAAAATGGTGAATGATTTCTACCAATACAATTAATTTTTTTTTATTCATTTTTTACTCTTATTTTTTTCTAAAAAAGTTTTCCTTTATTGGGTTTTAGGATAACAGTTTTTTCAGTATCTCATTTTTTTTATTTTTTTTTCGTTTGATGAGGCAGGATTAGGTGGCAAGTGTCCACCATTCCCTTGCCCCATTCAGCACTTGTACCCAAAACAATAATTGACAGTCCACAGCCAAATTATGCTTACAAAGCCAGTATCAAGTCAAAATTTAACCCGGATTATGTAATAGAATTTCTCCGCCCTGACTGTCAGGGGTGAAGCCTGTCCCGTGTTTACGGGAAGTGTTGCAATCGTAAGACAATCAGGCTGTTTGGAGATTTTAGCATAGCACCGCTATGGTGAAATTGAAAACAGCAACGAAGTGGCTGATTTTGAAGCGATTTCAGCACGTAATAAAATGTCTATTGCATATTTCGGGTTTAAATAAAGAGTAAAATGGATGGGCCTAGGCTTAGGGCTATTCTCAGTCTTTAAATCAATGGCTAATCAAAAACTTAAGTGTTTTTTCAAGGTCTTAGTAGCTAAGACAAACCTAGGCAGGGTAGTCAAGATGTGGCTCTAAAAAAGCTGATTTCATTATTGTTATGCTACTACTAAACTGAAGTTGAGAAAACCTATTGTAGAATCCGGATTAAAAGAGCTGCTTTTATCACAGTAATCCTCTTTTTTTTTTGCAAGTTTGCAATAGCTGACTAAATTTGCAATACTATGATGATATCAGGAAGTTTACGCTTTACCTCTAAATTTTTATACCCGGCAAATGCACACATGCATCATGCAGGTCATCATACCTCCTAAAATAGCGATTTTCCTCCATCTAATCCCTTACTCGTGGAGAAGCAAATCAAACTAAAATATATTCTCAGTATTATTGTATACATTATTCCATGGAAAACATTATCAGGATTGCCGTTCAGAAAAGCGGGCGTTTAAGTGACGATTCACTAAAACTCATTAAAGAATGTGGCATTAAGTTTTATAACGGCACAGGTAAATTAAAATCTTCTTCAACCAACTTTCCTATAGAATTTTTATTTCTCAGAGATGATGATATCCCTGGATATGTGGCCGATGGTATTGCAGACCTTGGCATAGTAGGGGAAAACGAGCTGGTTGAAAAAAACAAAGATGTTGCTATTCTTAAGCAATTGGGTTTTTCTAAATGTAGGCTTTCTTTGGCTATACCTAAAGGAGAATCGTACCCAGGTATCGAATATTTTGAAGGCAAAAACATTGCTACTTCCTACCCGAAAATCCTTGGTGACTACCTTAAAACAGTTAACATTAAGGCTGATATTCATGAAATCAGTGGTTCAGTTGAAATCGCCCCTAGCATAGGCCTAGCAGAAGGCATATGTGACATTGTCAGTTCAGGATCAACCCTTATGATGAATGGACTGAAGGAAGTAGAAGAAATTTTCCAATCTCAAGCTGTGCTGATCAGCCATAAAGGCATCAGTCCAGCCAAGCAGATATCAGTAGAAAAGTTACTTTTTAGAATGGATGCTGTTCAAAAGGGCAAAAAGAACAAATACGTGCTTTTAAATGCCCCAAATGAAAATCTAGATAAAATAGTAGCATTGATTCCAGGAATGAGAAGCCCTACTATACTGCCATTGGCCGAAGAGGGTTGGTCATCTGTTCACTCTGTAATTAGTGAAGAACAGTTTTGGGAAAATATAGAAGAACTTAGAAATGCTGGAGCGCAGGGCATTTTAGTTGTTCCCATTGAAAAGATGCTTATTTAGGAAAAGATTGAACCCTAATGGGAAACATTCAAATTCATAACAAATCAATGAACTGATTCTTTCCATTATAAAATTCAAAGCGTATGAAAATCCTGGTAAATCCTGACAAAAAGATTTGGAAGAAAGAACTGGCAAGACCAGTACAAAAAACCAAGGACATAGAAAAGATCGTAAAACCGATCATGAAGAAGGTAAAACGTCAAGGAGATAAAGCACTCCGCAAGTTTGCCTTTGAATACGACCATGTGGAAATTGACTCTATAATGGTAGATCCTCAAGACATTAAAAATTCGGGAAAGCTGGTTGACAAAGCACTTAAAGCTGCCATTAAAACTGCCAAATCGAATATTGAGAAATTCCATAAATTACAAGAAGCTGCCCCATTAAGCACGGAAATAATGAATGGGGTGACTTGTATGAGAAGAAGTGTGGCCATCCAAAAGGTAGGATTGTACGTGCCAGGTGGAACTGCTCCTTTGTTTTCTACTGTTCTTATGCTTGGCATACCAGCAAAATTGGCAGGATGTCAGGAAATAATACTATGTACGCCGCCCGATCAAAAAGGGCAAGTTCATCCAGCTATTTTGTATGCTGCCAAATTGATTGGTGTCACAAAAGTAATTAAAGCTGGAGGTGCACAAGCCATAGCAGCACTTGCCTACGGTACAGAAACTGTTCCTCGTGTTGATAAAATATTCGGCCCGGGAAATCAGTATGTAACAGCAGCAAAACAGTTGGCAGCGAAAAAAGGAGTTGCCATTGATATGCCTGCAGGACCTTCAGAGGTTTTAGTATATGCTGATGACACGGCTATTCCAGAGTTTGTAGCCGCAGATTTACTTTCTCAAGCTGAGCATGGCGCGGATAGTCAAGTCATATTGGTCTGCCCAACAGAGAAAATTGTTGAAAATATTATTGCACAGGTAAACTTACAATTGGAACATTTACCTCGTCAAAAAACAGCTAGCAAAGCATTGGAAAACAGTGTGGCCGTTGTGATAGATGATATGGATACGGCTTTAGAACTAATCAACGAATATGCTCCGGAGCATTTGATCATCAATGTTAGGGAAGAAGAAAAAGCTGTAAGTGGCATCATCAATGCAGGCTCGGTTTTTATAGGTAATTTCACACCAGAATCAGCCGGAGACTATGCCTCAGGCACTAACCACACCCTACCTACCAATGGTTATGCCAGAAGTTATTCTGGGGTTTCATTGGATAGTTTCGTGAAAAAAATCACTTATCAGAAAATTACTGAAGAAGGAATAAGAGGTTTGGGACCAGTGATAGAAGTGATGGCAGAAAATGAACAACTTATGGCACACAAACAGGCCGTAAGTATACGTTTAAATTACCTGGATAAAGAAAAAAAATAGATGGCATTTGATCTTCAAACCTTACTTAGGCCGCACATCGCCTCACTTAAACCCTACTCTTCTGCAAGGGATGAATACACTGGCAAAGAGGGAATTTTTCTTGACGCGAATGAAAATGCGTTGGGTTCAGTATCTGAAAAACCATACAATCGATACCCTGATCCCTATCAGTCAAAATTAAAGGAAAAACTAGGGGCCATTAAGCAGGTTGATCCTGCCAATATTTTCTTGGGAAACGGAAGTGATGAGGCCATAGATTTATTATTCAGGGCTTTTTGTAGACCAGGAATAGACAATGTCATCATCATGCCTCCTACCTATGGTATGTACGAAGTAAGTGCAGGAATCAATGATGTGGCCACAAAGAAAGTATCTCTTTCTACCACATTTGATATGGAGGTACATAAGGTTTTGGAAGCAGTAGATGAATATACCAAAATAATTTTCATCTGCTCCCCTAACAACCCAAGTGGTAACAAAATCAACAGGGAATCCATCCATGAAATTTTATCAAAATTTGATGGATTGGTTGTAATAGACGAGGCTTATATAGATTTCAGTGACGAACCTAGTTTTAGCCTTAAACTCAAGCAACACCCCAATTTATTGGTTATGCAGACACTCTCCAAAGCATGGGGTTTGGCTACATTGCGCCTTGGAATGGCATTTGCGTCAAAGGAAATAATTGGCATACTAAATAAAATAAAACCGCCTTATAATATCAGCGGTTTGACTCAAGACACTGTTTTAGAAGCCATAGGTAATACAGCACAGCTTGAACAAATGATCAAGGAAATTCTTGACCAAAAAGAACAGCTGCAGCTTGCCTTGGAAGAAATTCCTGAAGTTGAAAAAGTACACCCATCAGCTGCAAACTTTCTCTTAGCCAAGGTACCTCAGGCCAATAAGGTATATCAGCAATTAATCGATAAGAAAATAATTGTCCGAGACAGGTCAAAAGTACAACGCTGTGATGATTGTCTGCGGATAACAGTTGGTAGTAAAGAGGAAAACCAACAGATGATCAAAGCATTGAAAGAAGTTCTTAAGAATCAATCCAATAAGCACTAGAAAAGATTGAAGCATGAAAAAGAAGGTATTGTTTATAGATAGGGATGGCACCATTATCAAGGAGCCACCAACCGATTTTCAAGTAGATAGTTTAGAAAAACTTGAATTTATACCCCGTGCAATTACCAACTTGGTAAAAATAGCAGAAGAAGGGGATTTTGAGTTGGTCCTTGTTACCAACCAAGATGGTTTAGGAACAGATTCATATCCTGAAAACACTTTCTGGCCAGCACAATTCAAAATGCTCAAAACCTTGGAACAGGAAGGCGTTTTTTTCAAGGATATTCATATTGACAAAACCTTTGAACACGAAAATGCCCCTACTAGAAAACCTGGTACAGCCATGCTCACGGCTTATCTCAATGGGGACTACGACCTGGAAAATTCCTATGTGATAGGTGATAGGTTAACCGATGTAACCCTAGCTGAAAACCTTGGAACCAAATCGATCTTTTTCGGAAAAGAAGTGGTGGAAAATGCAGATAAAAGTGTCGACAATTGGGATGCTATTTATGAATTCCTAAAGCTGCCACCAAGAAAAGCTCAAATTGTTCGAAAGACCTCTGAAACCAATATAGACATCCGACTTAACCTTGATGGTTCTGGTAAAAGTGCCATTAGTACAGGTCTCCCCTTCTTCGACCATATGCTGGATCAATTGGCCAAGCATGGTGGTTGCGATCTGGAAATTAAGGTTGAAGGAGATTTGCATATAGATGAGCACCATACCATAGAAGATACCGGTTTGGCACTTGGTGAAGCATATCTGAAGGCTATGGGAGATAAAAAAGGCATCTACAGATATGGCTTTTTATTACCTATGGATGATTGTTTAGCCCAAGTAGCCATAGACTTTGGTGGACGTCCTTGGATCGTCTGGGAAGCTGAATTTAAACGTGAGAAAATCGGAGACATGCCAACAGAGATGTTCTTCCATTTCTTCAAATCCTTCAGTGACACGGCAAAATGCAATCTGAACATAAAGGCTGAAGGGGA
Protein-coding sequences here:
- the hisG gene encoding ATP phosphoribosyltransferase, producing the protein MENIIRIAVQKSGRLSDDSLKLIKECGIKFYNGTGKLKSSSTNFPIEFLFLRDDDIPGYVADGIADLGIVGENELVEKNKDVAILKQLGFSKCRLSLAIPKGESYPGIEYFEGKNIATSYPKILGDYLKTVNIKADIHEISGSVEIAPSIGLAEGICDIVSSGSTLMMNGLKEVEEIFQSQAVLISHKGISPAKQISVEKLLFRMDAVQKGKKNKYVLLNAPNENLDKIVALIPGMRSPTILPLAEEGWSSVHSVISEEQFWENIEELRNAGAQGILVVPIEKMLI
- the hisD gene encoding histidinol dehydrogenase — its product is MKILVNPDKKIWKKELARPVQKTKDIEKIVKPIMKKVKRQGDKALRKFAFEYDHVEIDSIMVDPQDIKNSGKLVDKALKAAIKTAKSNIEKFHKLQEAAPLSTEIMNGVTCMRRSVAIQKVGLYVPGGTAPLFSTVLMLGIPAKLAGCQEIILCTPPDQKGQVHPAILYAAKLIGVTKVIKAGGAQAIAALAYGTETVPRVDKIFGPGNQYVTAAKQLAAKKGVAIDMPAGPSEVLVYADDTAIPEFVAADLLSQAEHGADSQVILVCPTEKIVENIIAQVNLQLEHLPRQKTASKALENSVAVVIDDMDTALELINEYAPEHLIINVREEEKAVSGIINAGSVFIGNFTPESAGDYASGTNHTLPTNGYARSYSGVSLDSFVKKITYQKITEEGIRGLGPVIEVMAENEQLMAHKQAVSIRLNYLDKEKK
- the hisC gene encoding histidinol-phosphate transaminase, with translation MAFDLQTLLRPHIASLKPYSSARDEYTGKEGIFLDANENALGSVSEKPYNRYPDPYQSKLKEKLGAIKQVDPANIFLGNGSDEAIDLLFRAFCRPGIDNVIIMPPTYGMYEVSAGINDVATKKVSLSTTFDMEVHKVLEAVDEYTKIIFICSPNNPSGNKINRESIHEILSKFDGLVVIDEAYIDFSDEPSFSLKLKQHPNLLVMQTLSKAWGLATLRLGMAFASKEIIGILNKIKPPYNISGLTQDTVLEAIGNTAQLEQMIKEILDQKEQLQLALEEIPEVEKVHPSAANFLLAKVPQANKVYQQLIDKKIIVRDRSKVQRCDDCLRITVGSKEENQQMIKALKEVLKNQSNKH
- the hisB gene encoding bifunctional histidinol-phosphatase/imidazoleglycerol-phosphate dehydratase HisB, whose product is MKKKVLFIDRDGTIIKEPPTDFQVDSLEKLEFIPRAITNLVKIAEEGDFELVLVTNQDGLGTDSYPENTFWPAQFKMLKTLEQEGVFFKDIHIDKTFEHENAPTRKPGTAMLTAYLNGDYDLENSYVIGDRLTDVTLAENLGTKSIFFGKEVVENADKSVDNWDAIYEFLKLPPRKAQIVRKTSETNIDIRLNLDGSGKSAISTGLPFFDHMLDQLAKHGGCDLEIKVEGDLHIDEHHTIEDTGLALGEAYLKAMGDKKGIYRYGFLLPMDDCLAQVAIDFGGRPWIVWEAEFKREKIGDMPTEMFFHFFKSFSDTAKCNLNIKAEGDNEHHKIEAIFKGLARAIKMAVKKDLNALDQLPSTKGTL